The proteins below are encoded in one region of Pseudomonas sp. SCB32:
- a CDS encoding ABC transporter permease: MRLSPINQRRWARFKANKRGWWSLWLFMMLFIGSLGAELIANDKPLAIRYDGSWYFPVVKRYPETTFGGEFPMEANYKSPYMREQIAQKNGWILWPPIAYSYDTINYDLRVPAPSPPTGENWLGTDDQARDVLARVIYGFRISVLFALILTVLSSIVGVAVGALQGFYGGWIDLLGQRFLEIWSGLPVLYLLIILASFVQPGFWWLLGIMLLFSWMSLVDVVRAEFLRGRNLEYVRAARALGMRNGAIMFRHILPNAMISTLTFMPFILTGAIGTLTSLDFLGFGLPAGAPSLGELVAQGKSNLQAPWLGISAFVVLAVMLSLLVFIGEAARDAFDPRK; encoded by the coding sequence ATGCGCCTGTCTCCCATCAATCAGCGCCGCTGGGCGCGCTTCAAGGCCAACAAGCGCGGCTGGTGGTCACTCTGGCTATTCATGATGCTGTTCATCGGCAGCCTGGGCGCCGAGCTGATCGCCAACGACAAGCCGCTGGCCATCCGCTACGACGGCAGCTGGTACTTCCCGGTGGTCAAGCGCTACCCGGAAACCACCTTCGGCGGCGAGTTCCCCATGGAGGCGAACTACAAGAGCCCGTACATGCGCGAGCAGATCGCGCAGAAGAACGGCTGGATCCTCTGGCCGCCGATTGCCTACAGCTACGACACCATCAACTACGACCTGCGCGTGCCCGCCCCCTCCCCGCCCACCGGCGAGAACTGGCTGGGCACCGATGACCAGGCGCGCGACGTGCTTGCACGGGTGATCTACGGCTTCCGCATCTCGGTGCTCTTCGCCCTGATTCTCACCGTGCTCAGCTCCATCGTTGGCGTTGCCGTGGGCGCGCTGCAGGGCTTCTACGGCGGCTGGATCGATCTGCTCGGCCAGCGCTTCCTGGAAATCTGGTCGGGCCTGCCGGTGCTCTACCTGCTGATCATCCTCGCCAGCTTCGTGCAGCCAGGCTTCTGGTGGTTGCTGGGGATCATGCTGCTGTTCTCCTGGATGAGCCTGGTGGACGTAGTGCGCGCCGAGTTCCTCCGCGGGCGCAACCTGGAGTACGTGCGCGCCGCACGGGCGCTGGGCATGCGCAACGGGGCAATCATGTTCCGCCACATCCTGCCCAACGCCATGATTTCCACCTTGACCTTCATGCCGTTCATTCTCACCGGCGCCATCGGCACCCTGACCTCGCTGGACTTCCTCGGCTTCGGCCTGCCGGCTGGCGCTCCCTCGCTGGGCGAGCTGGTGGCCCAGGGCAAGTCCAACCTGCAGGCACCCTGGCTCGGCATCAGCGCCTTCGTGGTGCTGGCGGTAATGCTCAGCCTGCTGGTGTTCATCGGCGAAGCCGCCCGTGATGCTTTCGACCCGAGGAAGTGA
- a CDS encoding microcin C ABC transporter permease YejB: MLAYILRRLLLIIPTLFGILLINFIIIQAAPGGPVEQMIAKLEGFDAASGGATGRISGGGGEVAAAGTHYRGAQGLDPELVKEIERMYGFDKPAPERFWIMLKNYAHLDFGQSFFRDAKVTDLIVEKLPVSISLGLWSTLIMYLVSIPLGIAKAVRHGSHFDVWTSSAIIIGYAIPAFLFAILLVVLFAGGSYWDWFPLRGLTSNNFEELTWGGKIRDYFWHLALPITALVIGNFATITLLTKNSFLDEIGKQYVVTARAKGLTERRVLYGHVFRNAMLLVIAGLPSALLGIFFTGALLIEVIFSLDGLGLLSFEAALNRDYPVVFGTLFIFTLFGLIMKLVSDVLYTLVDPRIDFENRE; encoded by the coding sequence ATGCTCGCGTACATCCTGCGGCGCCTGCTGCTGATCATTCCCACCCTGTTCGGCATCCTGCTGATCAACTTCATCATCATCCAGGCCGCGCCCGGCGGCCCGGTGGAGCAGATGATCGCCAAGCTGGAAGGCTTCGATGCCGCCAGCGGCGGCGCCACCGGGCGCATCTCCGGCGGCGGCGGTGAAGTCGCCGCTGCCGGCACGCACTACCGCGGCGCCCAGGGGCTGGACCCGGAGCTGGTGAAGGAAATCGAGCGCATGTACGGCTTTGACAAGCCGGCACCCGAGCGCTTCTGGATCATGCTCAAGAACTACGCACACCTGGACTTCGGCCAGAGCTTCTTCCGCGACGCCAAGGTCACCGACCTGATCGTCGAGAAACTGCCGGTCTCCATCTCCCTCGGGCTGTGGAGCACGCTGATCATGTACCTGGTGTCGATCCCGCTGGGCATTGCCAAGGCAGTGCGCCACGGCAGTCACTTCGACGTCTGGACCAGCTCGGCGATCATCATCGGCTACGCCATCCCGGCCTTCCTCTTCGCCATCCTGCTGGTGGTGCTGTTCGCAGGTGGCAGCTACTGGGACTGGTTCCCGCTAAGAGGGCTGACCTCAAACAACTTCGAGGAACTGACCTGGGGCGGCAAGATCCGCGACTACTTCTGGCACCTGGCGCTGCCCATCACCGCGCTGGTGATCGGCAACTTCGCCACCATCACCCTGCTGACCAAGAACAGCTTCCTCGACGAGATCGGCAAGCAGTATGTGGTCACCGCACGCGCCAAGGGCCTGACCGAGCGCCGCGTGCTCTATGGCCACGTGTTCCGCAACGCCATGCTGCTGGTCATTGCCGGGCTGCCCTCGGCGCTGCTGGGCATCTTTTTCACCGGCGCCCTGCTGATCGAGGTGATCTTCTCCCTCGACGGCCTCGGCCTGCTCAGCTTCGAGGCGGCATTGAACCGCGACTACCCGGTGGTGTTTGGCACGCTGTTCATCTTCACCCTGTTCGGCCTCATCATGAAGCTGGTCAGCGACGTCCTCTACACGCTGGTCGATCCGCGCATCGACTTCGAGAACCGGGAGTAA
- a CDS encoding extracellular solute-binding protein, with protein MKSPRRAALFAGLLLGLLGSAQAAPQHAITLYDEAPKYPADFKHFDFVNADAPKGGTLRLSDFGGFDSLNPFIAKGNSAPQINLIYDTLTFHSLDEPFTEYGMLAEKIEKDPEHRFVRYYLRPEAKFQDGTPVTAEDVVFTFETLMKDGDPMYRNYYADVDKVVAEDKLRVRFDFKHGNNRELPLILGQLSILPKHWWATRDFNKTGMEPPLGSGPYRISKVDAGRSIRYERVKNWWGDKLAVNRGFNNFDAVVVDSYRDLTVALEAFKAGQFDFNDERIAKNWATAYDTPAVRDGRIVREEPVNGNPWGMQGYAFNLRRPVFQDARVREAIIQLFDFEWTNKQLFFGSYLRDGSYFENSEMAAHQLPDAEELKILEPLRDKLPPEVFTQVCVPPTSDGSGIIREQKRKAYQLLLDAGYKIENDKMVGPDGKQLSFEFMLAQADFERVLLPFKRNLAELGIDMQLRRVDVSQYVNRLRSRDYDMIVSSWPQSNSPGNEQREFWHSSSADKPGSRNFIGLRDPGIDALVDGLINADSRESLVRHARALDRALLWGHYVVPNWYLGTWRIAYWNRIAHPQKLPPYGYALMTWWQARDEAVPTRTDTKAATQAPAKAAQAEEAH; from the coding sequence ATGAAGAGCCCCCGCCGCGCCGCGCTGTTCGCCGGCCTGTTGCTGGGACTGCTGGGCAGTGCGCAGGCCGCGCCGCAGCACGCCATCACCCTCTATGACGAAGCGCCGAAATACCCGGCTGACTTCAAGCACTTCGACTTCGTCAACGCGGACGCGCCCAAGGGCGGCACCCTGCGCCTCTCCGACTTCGGCGGGTTCGACAGCCTCAACCCCTTCATCGCCAAGGGCAACTCCGCACCGCAGATCAACCTTATCTACGACACCCTCACCTTCCACTCCCTCGACGAACCCTTCACCGAATACGGGATGCTCGCCGAGAAGATCGAGAAGGACCCGGAGCACCGCTTCGTGCGTTACTACCTGCGCCCCGAAGCGAAGTTCCAGGACGGCACACCGGTCACCGCCGAGGACGTGGTGTTTACCTTCGAGACCCTGATGAAGGACGGCGACCCGATGTACCGCAACTACTACGCGGACGTCGACAAGGTGGTGGCCGAAGACAAACTGCGCGTGCGCTTCGACTTCAAGCACGGCAATAACCGCGAGCTGCCGTTGATCCTCGGCCAGCTGTCGATCCTGCCCAAGCACTGGTGGGCCACCCGCGACTTCAACAAGACCGGTATGGAGCCGCCACTGGGCAGTGGCCCGTACCGCATCTCCAAGGTCGACGCGGGCCGCTCGATCCGCTACGAGCGGGTGAAAAACTGGTGGGGCGACAAGCTGGCGGTGAACCGCGGCTTCAACAACTTCGACGCAGTGGTGGTGGACTCCTACCGCGACCTCACGGTCGCCCTGGAGGCTTTCAAGGCCGGGCAGTTCGACTTCAACGACGAGCGCATCGCCAAGAACTGGGCCACTGCCTACGACACCCCGGCGGTGCGCGATGGTCGCATCGTTCGCGAGGAGCCGGTCAACGGCAATCCCTGGGGCATGCAGGGCTACGCCTTCAACCTGCGCCGCCCGGTGTTCCAGGACGCCCGCGTGCGTGAAGCGATCATCCAGCTGTTCGACTTCGAGTGGACCAACAAGCAGCTGTTCTTTGGCTCCTACCTGCGCGACGGCAGTTACTTCGAGAACTCCGAAATGGCCGCGCACCAATTGCCTGACGCCGAGGAACTGAAGATTCTCGAACCGCTGCGCGACAAGCTGCCGCCAGAGGTCTTCACCCAGGTCTGCGTACCGCCCACCAGCGACGGTAGCGGCATCATCCGCGAGCAGAAGCGCAAGGCCTACCAGCTGCTGCTGGACGCCGGCTACAAGATCGAGAACGACAAGATGGTCGGCCCCGACGGTAAGCAGCTGAGCTTCGAGTTCATGCTCGCCCAGGCCGACTTCGAACGCGTGCTGCTGCCGTTCAAGCGCAACCTCGCCGAACTGGGCATCGACATGCAGCTGCGTCGAGTCGACGTCTCGCAGTACGTCAACCGCCTGCGCTCGCGGGACTACGACATGATCGTCAGCAGTTGGCCGCAGTCCAACTCGCCGGGCAACGAGCAGCGCGAGTTCTGGCACTCCAGCAGCGCCGACAAACCGGGCAGCCGCAACTTCATCGGCCTCCGCGATCCGGGCATCGACGCCCTGGTGGACGGTCTGATCAACGCCGACTCCCGCGAGAGCCTGGTACGCCACGCACGCGCACTCGACCGCGCGCTGCTCTGGGGGCACTACGTGGTGCCCAACTGGTACCTGGGCACCTGGCGCATCGCCTACTGGAACCGTATCGCCCACCCGCAAAAACTGCCGCCCTATGGCTATGCGTTGATGACCTGGTGGCAGGCGCGTGACGAGGCGGTGCCGACCAGGACCGACACCAAGGCTGCCACACAGGCTCCGGCGAAGGCCGCCCAGGCAGAGGAAGCGCACTGA
- a CDS encoding extracellular solute-binding protein: MRRLPLLFLGLLLSLPASAQITESHGYAQFGDLKYPANFDHFDWVNPSAPKGGTLRLMGMGSFDTLNPYTLKGSPPISTADFLQYGVSELNEPLMVGTGLYDPSGDEPASSYGLIAGSVEYAEDRSWVVFNLRPQARFHDGKPITAYDVAFSYRTLLKHGHPMYRTALQEVQRVDILSAQSIRFVLKRSDNPLLILRLGEMPVLPQHYWKGRDFKATTFEPPLGSGPYRITEVVPGRRLVFERIKDWWGADLPVNRGKYNFDRVEVEFYRDAGIAFEAFKAGEFDFYIEHQAKNWRSAYHFPAMRRGDVVRAEIPHQIPTQTQALFMNTRRPTFADRRLREALGMMFDFEWTNRALFNDAYARASSYYPNSAFAATGVPQGQEWLLLSPYRKQLPDELFTRPFTVPVTQGHGIPRETLRHALSLLADAGWKLSGDRLLDASGKPLRFEILLVNPSLERILQPYRENLAGIGIDARLRTVDRAQYKQRLDQFDYDMILMTLPQTLSPGLEQWQYFHSSQVAVKGSKNYAGIANPVVDAMLDKLLGAADRDQQEVAARALDRVLLWQHYSIPNWYLNKHRLAYRNRFAFVTTPPYTLGLRAWWQKNQENTL; this comes from the coding sequence ATGCGTCGCCTGCCCCTCCTGTTCCTCGGCCTCCTGCTCAGCCTGCCCGCGTCGGCCCAGATCACTGAAAGCCACGGCTACGCGCAATTCGGCGATCTGAAGTATCCCGCCAACTTCGACCATTTCGACTGGGTCAATCCCAGTGCACCCAAGGGCGGCACCCTGCGCCTGATGGGCATGGGCAGCTTCGACACTCTCAACCCCTATACCCTCAAGGGCAGCCCGCCGATCAGCACCGCCGACTTCCTGCAGTACGGCGTCAGTGAGCTGAACGAGCCGCTGATGGTCGGCACTGGCCTCTACGACCCCTCGGGTGACGAGCCCGCCTCCAGCTACGGCCTGATCGCCGGCAGCGTCGAGTACGCGGAGGATCGCAGCTGGGTGGTGTTCAACCTGCGTCCACAGGCACGCTTCCACGACGGCAAGCCGATCACCGCCTACGACGTGGCGTTCTCCTACCGCACCCTGCTCAAGCACGGGCACCCGATGTACCGCACCGCCCTGCAGGAAGTGCAGCGAGTCGACATCCTCTCGGCCCAGAGCATCCGCTTCGTCCTCAAGCGCAGCGACAACCCGCTGCTGATCCTGCGCCTGGGCGAAATGCCCGTGCTGCCGCAGCACTACTGGAAAGGCCGCGACTTCAAGGCCACCACCTTCGAACCGCCGCTGGGCAGCGGCCCCTATCGGATCACCGAAGTAGTGCCGGGGCGACGCCTGGTGTTCGAACGGATCAAGGACTGGTGGGGCGCGGACCTGCCGGTGAATCGCGGCAAGTACAACTTCGACCGGGTCGAGGTGGAGTTCTACCGCGATGCCGGTATTGCCTTCGAAGCCTTCAAGGCCGGCGAATTCGACTTCTACATCGAGCACCAGGCGAAGAACTGGCGCAGTGCCTATCACTTCCCGGCGATGCGACGCGGCGACGTGGTCCGCGCGGAAATCCCGCACCAGATCCCGACCCAGACCCAGGCGCTGTTCATGAACACGCGCCGGCCGACCTTCGCCGACCGCCGCCTGCGCGAAGCCCTCGGCATGATGTTCGACTTCGAATGGACCAACCGCGCGCTGTTCAACGATGCCTACGCGCGCGCCAGCAGCTACTACCCCAACAGCGCCTTTGCCGCCACCGGCGTGCCCCAGGGCCAGGAATGGCTGCTGCTCTCCCCTTACCGCAAGCAGCTGCCGGACGAACTGTTCACCCGCCCCTTCACGGTACCGGTCACCCAGGGCCACGGCATTCCACGGGAAACCCTGCGCCACGCATTGAGTCTATTGGCCGACGCCGGCTGGAAACTCTCCGGCGACCGTCTGCTGGACGCCAGCGGCAAGCCGCTGCGCTTCGAAATCCTGCTGGTCAATCCCAGCCTGGAACGGATACTCCAGCCGTATCGGGAGAATCTCGCCGGCATTGGTATCGATGCGCGCTTGCGCACCGTGGACCGTGCCCAGTACAAACAGCGTCTGGACCAATTCGACTACGACATGATTCTGATGACCCTGCCCCAGACCCTGAGCCCCGGCCTTGAACAATGGCAGTACTTCCACTCCAGCCAGGTGGCGGTGAAGGGCAGCAAGAACTATGCGGGCATCGCCAACCCCGTGGTGGACGCGATGCTCGACAAACTCCTCGGCGCCGCCGACCGCGACCAGCAGGAAGTTGCCGCGCGCGCCCTGGACCGGGTGCTGCTATGGCAGCACTACAGCATTCCCAACTGGTACCTGAACAAGCATCGACTGGCGTACCGCAATCGCTTCGCCTTCGTCACCACGCCGCCCTATACCCTGGGCCTGCGCGCCTGGTGGCAGAAAAACCAGGAGAACACCCTATGA
- a CDS encoding LysM peptidoglycan-binding domain-containing protein → MPPKTSKTFDLDALARAVRVSAVLLAAGLAGCQSTQHVASDSQARNASRAVDVKFKPAWANAQNQNDIWERIRFGFQLQDQIDTNPRIERQRLWFMSNPSFLENASERGSPYMHYVVERLEERDMPLELALLPVIESSYNPMAVSRAQAVGLWQFIPSTGTHFNLRQTNFYDGRRDIQASTNAALTYLTRLHDMFNGDWLLALAAYNAGEGTVSRAIERNQKLGLPTDYWNLPLPQETQDYVPKLLALSQLVMAPNIYGISLNPIANEPYFTSIRVKPGLDLSRVAALADLDEDELYQLNPAFKRKVTLDGPQHLLVPKDKADTLKAGIATLKPQEIVVAQKYRVRKGDSLHSIAQRYRLTVAELKSANHLGANHVRNGQVLAIPSQVGRPVVEPESPRQLAQVERAPARAQARTYTVKNGDTLWQIAKKNDVDVADIKRWNNLDSHGVKPGQTLKLQGGASAATQQVASSSKSKQDNVTYYKVQQGDSMYLIAKRFNVEMQHIKRWNPRSGKALKPGQTLTLYLDTASR, encoded by the coding sequence ATGCCGCCAAAGACCAGCAAGACCTTCGATCTAGACGCATTGGCTCGTGCTGTCCGAGTCTCCGCGGTGCTGCTCGCCGCGGGCCTCGCCGGCTGTCAGTCGACCCAGCACGTCGCCTCCGACAGCCAGGCCCGCAATGCCAGCCGCGCCGTGGACGTGAAGTTCAAACCGGCGTGGGCGAATGCCCAGAACCAGAACGATATCTGGGAACGCATCCGCTTCGGTTTCCAGCTGCAGGATCAGATCGACACCAATCCGCGCATCGAGCGCCAGCGCCTGTGGTTCATGAGCAACCCGTCGTTCCTGGAAAACGCCAGCGAACGCGGCAGCCCCTATATGCACTACGTCGTGGAGCGTCTCGAAGAGCGCGACATGCCGCTTGAACTGGCCCTGCTGCCGGTCATCGAAAGCTCCTACAACCCGATGGCGGTGTCTCGCGCCCAAGCCGTCGGCCTGTGGCAGTTCATCCCGAGCACCGGCACCCATTTCAACCTGCGCCAGACCAACTTCTATGACGGTCGCCGCGACATCCAGGCATCCACCAACGCCGCGCTGACCTATCTCACGCGCCTGCACGATATGTTCAACGGTGACTGGCTGCTCGCCCTGGCCGCCTACAACGCCGGCGAAGGCACGGTCAGCCGCGCCATCGAGCGCAACCAGAAGCTCGGCCTGCCAACCGACTACTGGAACCTGCCGCTGCCGCAGGAAACCCAGGACTACGTCCCCAAGCTGCTGGCCCTGTCGCAGCTGGTGATGGCCCCGAACATCTATGGCATCAGCCTCAACCCGATCGCCAACGAACCCTACTTCACCTCGATTCGCGTCAAGCCGGGCCTCGACCTGTCGCGCGTCGCCGCCCTCGCCGATCTCGACGAGGACGAGCTGTACCAGCTGAATCCCGCCTTCAAGCGCAAGGTCACCCTCGACGGCCCGCAACACCTGCTGGTGCCAAAGGACAAGGCCGACACCCTGAAGGCCGGCATCGCCACGCTCAAGCCGCAGGAGATCGTCGTTGCCCAGAAGTACCGCGTACGCAAGGGTGACAGCCTGCACAGCATCGCCCAGCGCTATCGCCTGACTGTCGCCGAACTGAAGTCCGCCAACCACCTGGGCGCCAACCACGTGCGCAATGGCCAGGTCCTGGCGATCCCCAGCCAGGTGGGCCGCCCGGTCGTCGAGCCGGAGAGCCCGCGTCAGTTGGCGCAGGTCGAGCGCGCGCCCGCTCGCGCCCAGGCCCGCACCTACACCGTGAAGAATGGCGACACCCTCTGGCAGATCGCCAAGAAGAACGACGTCGACGTTGCCGATATCAAGCGCTGGAACAACCTGGACAGCCACGGCGTGAAGCCGGGACAGACGCTCAAGCTGCAAGGTGGCGCCAGCGCCGCCACCCAGCAAGTGGCCTCGAGCAGCAAGAGCAAGCAGGACAACGTGACCTACTACAAGGTCCAGCAAGGCGACTCGATGTACCTGATCGCCAAGCGCTTCAACGTCGAAATGCAGCACATCAAGCGCTGGAACCCGCGCAGCGGCAAGGCCCTGAAGCCGGGCCAGACCCTGACGCTCTACCTCGACACCGCCAGCCGCTGA
- the gloB gene encoding hydroxyacylglutathione hydrolase has translation MIQIDALPAFSDNYLWLLQDVTRRQCAVVDPGDAGPVLAWLDAHPGWTLSDIMVTHHHADHVGGVAQLKDRTGARVLGPAGERIPARDVALEDGDHIEVLGLGFDVIHVPGHTLGHIAYFNRDHEPPLLFCGDTLFAAGCGRLFEGTPAQMHASLSRLAALPGQTLVYCTHEYTLSNLRFACAVEPDNPEVRARFDEVSRWREQGKISLPSSIALERATNPFLRVSETSVKKVADERSGQEIRTPDEVFATIRRWKDQF, from the coding sequence ATGATACAGATAGACGCGCTACCCGCCTTTTCCGACAACTACCTCTGGCTGTTGCAGGATGTAACCCGCCGCCAGTGCGCGGTGGTCGACCCGGGCGACGCCGGGCCGGTACTGGCCTGGCTGGACGCCCATCCCGGCTGGACCCTGAGCGACATCATGGTCACCCACCATCACGCCGACCATGTCGGCGGCGTCGCGCAGCTCAAGGACCGGACCGGCGCCCGTGTGCTCGGCCCGGCAGGCGAGAGAATCCCCGCACGCGACGTGGCGCTGGAAGATGGCGACCACATCGAAGTGCTCGGTCTCGGCTTCGACGTCATTCACGTGCCCGGCCACACCCTCGGGCATATCGCCTACTTCAATCGGGACCACGAGCCGCCGCTGCTGTTCTGCGGCGATACGCTGTTCGCCGCCGGCTGCGGCCGCCTGTTCGAAGGCACCCCGGCACAAATGCACGCCTCGCTGAGTCGCCTGGCGGCACTTCCGGGCCAAACGCTGGTCTATTGCACCCACGAATACACCCTGAGCAATCTGCGCTTCGCCTGCGCGGTGGAACCGGACAATCCCGAGGTCCGCGCGCGCTTCGACGAAGTCAGCCGCTGGCGCGAGCAGGGGAAGATCAGCCTGCCCTCTTCCATTGCCTTGGAACGGGCGACGAATCCATTCCTTCGCGTGTCAGAAACATCCGTTAAGAAAGTTGCCGACGAGCGGAGCGGCCAGGAAATCCGCACGCCGGACGAGGTCTTTGCGACCATTCGCCGCTGGAAGGACCAGTTCTGA
- a CDS encoding class I SAM-dependent methyltransferase, translated as MIEPEPFAQADADWLELFAQARHWLAGPIGGMMLAEEQQLLTDELERYFGGYLVHYGPHAELPARTGNIQRGVRLGPPLPGVEIACDEAAWPLGEHAADVVLLQHGLDFCLSPHRLLREAARSVRPGGHLLVVGVNPWSAWGIRHYFARDALRRARCISPTRVCDWLNLLGFALEKRRYGCYRPPLASAKWQSRLARMETWGPVLQGSGAGFYLLVARKLVVGLRPLRQPRREPRGQLVPLPVAKVSRRDSES; from the coding sequence ATGATCGAACCCGAACCCTTCGCCCAGGCCGACGCCGACTGGCTGGAACTGTTCGCCCAGGCGCGTCACTGGCTGGCCGGACCGATCGGCGGAATGATGCTCGCCGAAGAGCAGCAACTGCTGACCGACGAGCTGGAACGCTATTTCGGTGGTTACCTGGTGCATTACGGCCCGCACGCCGAGCTGCCGGCCCGCACCGGCAACATCCAGCGCGGGGTGCGCCTGGGCCCGCCGTTGCCGGGGGTGGAGATCGCCTGTGACGAAGCCGCCTGGCCGCTGGGGGAGCATGCCGCCGATGTCGTGCTGCTGCAGCACGGTCTGGATTTCTGCCTGTCGCCCCATCGGCTGCTGCGCGAAGCCGCGCGCAGCGTGCGGCCGGGCGGGCATCTGCTGGTGGTCGGGGTCAACCCGTGGAGCGCCTGGGGCATCCGCCACTACTTCGCCCGCGACGCCTTGCGCCGCGCCCGCTGCATCTCGCCGACGCGGGTCTGTGACTGGCTCAACCTGCTGGGATTCGCGCTGGAGAAACGCCGCTACGGGTGTTATCGTCCGCCGCTTGCATCGGCGAAATGGCAGAGCCGCCTGGCTCGTATGGAGACCTGGGGACCCGTCCTGCAGGGCTCTGGCGCCGGCTTCTATCTGTTGGTGGCACGCAAGCTGGTGGTCGGTTTGCGCCCCTTGCGCCAACCCCGCCGCGAGCCGCGCGGGCAACTGGTGCCGCTGCCGGTGGCCAAGGTCAGCCGCCGCGATTCCGAGTCCTGA
- the rnhA gene encoding ribonuclease HI, translated as MSEEKVEIYTDGACKGNPGPGGWGAVLFYKGAERELWGGEPETTNNRMELMAAIMALAALKRHCDVRIVTDSQYVMQGITEWMTNWKKRGWKTAAKQPVKNADLWQALDEQVNRHTVEWRWVRGHTGHPGNERADMLANRGVSELPR; from the coding sequence ATGAGCGAAGAGAAAGTCGAGATCTATACCGACGGCGCCTGCAAGGGCAACCCGGGCCCGGGCGGCTGGGGTGCCGTGCTGTTCTACAAGGGCGCCGAGCGCGAACTGTGGGGCGGCGAGCCGGAAACCACCAACAATCGCATGGAACTGATGGCCGCCATCATGGCCCTGGCCGCGCTCAAGCGGCATTGCGACGTGCGCATTGTCACCGACTCGCAGTACGTCATGCAGGGCATCACCGAGTGGATGACCAACTGGAAGAAGCGCGGCTGGAAGACCGCTGCCAAGCAGCCGGTGAAGAACGCCGACCTGTGGCAGGCGCTAGACGAGCAGGTGAACCGGCATACTGTCGAATGGCGCTGGGTGCGCGGCCACACTGGCCACCCCGGCAACGAGCGCGCCGATATGCTGGCCAACCGTGGCGTGAGCGAACTGCCGCGCTAA
- the dnaQ gene encoding DNA polymerase III subunit epsilon — MRSVVLDTETTGMPVTDGHRIIEIGCVELEGRRLTGRHFHVYLQPDREIDEGAIAVHGITNEYVKDMPRFREVADDFFEFIKGAQLIIHNAAFDVGFINNEFALLGQSERADVADYCGILDTLLMARERHPGQRNNLDALCKRYGVDNSGRDLHGALLDAEILADVYLAMTGGQTSLSLAGNGAEGDGSGRATATAIRRLAAERGLTRVIRATDAEIEAHVARLAVIEKSAGGPSLWAQMEAPKE; from the coding sequence ATGCGCAGCGTCGTACTCGATACTGAAACGACCGGTATGCCGGTCACCGACGGCCACCGGATCATCGAGATCGGTTGCGTCGAACTCGAAGGTCGCCGCCTCACCGGCCGGCACTTCCACGTCTACCTGCAGCCCGACCGCGAGATTGACGAAGGCGCCATCGCGGTCCACGGCATCACCAACGAATACGTCAAGGACATGCCGCGCTTCCGCGAAGTCGCGGATGACTTCTTCGAGTTCATCAAGGGCGCCCAGCTGATCATCCACAACGCGGCGTTCGACGTTGGCTTCATCAACAACGAATTCGCGCTGCTGGGGCAGAGCGAGCGCGCCGACGTCGCCGACTACTGCGGCATCCTCGATACCCTGCTGATGGCCCGTGAGCGCCATCCGGGCCAGCGCAACAACCTCGACGCCCTGTGCAAGCGCTACGGGGTCGACAACTCCGGCCGTGACCTGCACGGAGCACTGCTCGACGCCGAGATCCTCGCCGACGTCTACCTGGCGATGACCGGCGGCCAGACCAGCCTGTCGCTGGCTGGCAACGGTGCCGAAGGTGACGGCAGTGGTCGTGCTACCGCGACGGCTATCCGTCGCCTGGCGGCCGAGCGTGGGTTGACCCGGGTGATCCGAGCGACTGATGCGGAGATTGAGGCACATGTCGCGCGGTTGGCGGTGATCGAGAAGTCCGCTGGCGGTCCGTCGCTGTGGGCGCAGATGGAAGCGCCGAAGGAGTGA